The DNA window AAACATTTTCACTAAGGATCAGAACTGGATGTCTTCCAGCTTGTTCGTGGCCAATAGTTGGCTGCAGATTAGCCCATCGAACTTCACCTCTTAGTATTCTGGCCAAGATTCCAACTCCTCATTCAATCCTTCGTCTGCTAATGATTGCTCTAATTCTGGATCAAGTTTAGAGCATTCTGCGGCTAGTCGAGTTGCGTGAATTTTCTTCAGTTTTTCTGCAACTGCGGTCTGAATAGCTCTGCTGCGACTGGGAAATTTCTTTTCGGCAACCAGTTTGTCTAATTCATCAACAAGGGTTGAGTCCATCGTTATAGCAATTTTTGTCGCACCCATATTTCACCTCCAGTATGATTATATGTCATACCAACACAAAAAACAAGAATTCCTTTTGTGAGTCTATGAGGGATTTTCAATTAGAGTTTGTGAGTTTCTGAGTTTCTGAGTTTTTGAGTTATATGGGTTTGAGGGGTTATTCCAAACAGTCCTAGTGGCACCCCTATTGGAAGTGAGAATTGTCAACTTTGACGTGAAGTGTCAACTGGGATATCAACCACAGTCTCACACGAGGGGTGAGAGGGGTGCTACGCAGGGGGTCGGCGAGGTATCACCGTCATGCTAACACCCGAATTAAATCGGGTGTTATGGAAAAGTGGAGAGCACGCTGGTCTGGTAATTCTGGAATATCTTGAGAATTCTCACATGTGACCAACAAGAGGACAATCAATAAAAAATACGTGTTCTTTTTCATTCATCACCCTCTCTTTTGAGAATATGGCAGATAATACACTATACAGGGTTAGACAAGCCATTGCAGCCGAGGTCTATCATTCAGGAATGGCTATGAATTCGGTTTAAATCTTCCGCTTCTTTCGTCTTTGCCCAGTATAGATCCCATCGTTGTTGGAGATTCATCCAGAAATCAGGAGTATTTCCAAAAAATCTTGAAAAACGTAAGGCAGTACTTGGAGTTATGCCTCTTTTACCATTTACAAGCTCGTTGATTCTCTGGAATGGAACGTGTATCGCTACAGAAAGATGTTTTTGGGATATACCCATGGGTTTCAAGAATTCTTCAAGAAGCATTTCTCCTGGATGCGTTGGCATCCTATTTGTTGGAATTCTGACCATTCTGTTCTCCTTTAGTGGTAATCTGCTACCTCTACATCAATTGGACCTAATTCAGTCCAGCTAAAACAAATCCGATACTGCTCGTTGATTCGAATACTGTATTGACCTTCTCTGTCACCCCGCAACGCTTCAAATCTGTTCCCAGGAGGAATCCGCAATTCCGGAAGTTGCACTACAGAATCCAACTGGTCAAGTTTTCGCACAGCAACCCTATTCAATTTTGCTGGACACCTTTTGCGGGCAACTTTGGAGTCAACACCATTAAATATATCTTCAGTCGCTTTGTCTGCGAATGAGCGTATCATGTGTTAGTATAGCACGGATATCATGCTATTCCAAAAACTATCTGGATTTGTCTAACCTGGATTATCTGAGCAGGGTCATCCTCTGAATCTGCACCACAGATTCTGCACTGAGGCGAACCAAATATACGCCTGAGGAAACAGCATTGCCATGAGCATCATTCCCATTCCACATAAACTCGTGATTGCCCATCTCGTGGTAACCCGAGCTCAGTGTATTTATGAGAATGCCCTGAATATCATATATCGCCAGGGATAGATTTTCGGCTGGATTCTCCAGGGTGAAAGACAGATTCACATCTGGATTGAAGGGATTGGGAAAGGCTTTATTAAGTTTGACTTCAGAAGGCTTCAGATCGGCTCCTGTATCTTTCACAATCACATCTATTTCAGCATGTCGAGTGATACTGCCACGATAGTCCACATCTGAGAGGCGATAGCTATAGGTTTTACCAACTTTTACCTGCTTGTCAATGAAGAAGTAATTGTTTTGAGATGTGGTTGAACCCTGACCCTGGAGTTCAGGATTTTTGGAAAAAGATGCAATCTCCAGCCATGTATTCTGACTTTTGTCTCCTGTCTCCTGATTTCTCTCAATAATAAACCCCTG is part of the Candidatus Neomarinimicrobiota bacterium genome and encodes:
- a CDS encoding type II toxin-antitoxin system RelE/ParE family toxin, translating into MIRSFADKATEDIFNGVDSKVARKRCPAKLNRVAVRKLDQLDSVVQLPELRIPPGNRFEALRGDREGQYSIRINEQYRICFSWTELGPIDVEVADYH
- a CDS encoding CopG family transcriptional regulator — encoded protein: MGATKIAITMDSTLVDELDKLVAEKKFPSRSRAIQTAVAEKLKKIHATRLAAECSKLDPELEQSLADEGLNEELESWPEY
- a CDS encoding HigA family addiction module antidote protein — encoded protein: MVRIPTNRMPTHPGEMLLEEFLKPMGISQKHLSVAIHVPFQRINELVNGKRGITPSTALRFSRFFGNTPDFWMNLQQRWDLYWAKTKEAEDLNRIHSHS